The genomic region GGACAAAGTCGATTTGCCGACGCTGCAAAGCTGGCTGGGTCAGCTGATTGAGGGAAAACAGGAAATCGACTTTCCTTGGTATCCGGCGCGGGTGGTGTGCCACGATATTCTGGGGCAGACCGCGTTGGTGGATTTGGCAGGTCTGCGCGATGCGATTGCCGAAAAAGGCGGCGATCCTGCCAAAGTGAATCCGGTGGTGCAAACCCAGCTCATCGTCGACCACTCGCTGGCGGTGGAATGCGGCGGCTACGACCCCGATGCGTTCCGCAAAAACCGCGAAATCGAAGACAGACGTAACGAAGACCGTTTCCACTTCATCAACTGGACAAAAACCGCTTTTGAAAATGTGGACGTGATTCCGGCGGGCAACGGCATCATGCACCAAATCAATCTAGAAAAAATGTCGCCCGTCGTCCAAGTCAAAAACGGCGTGGCTTTCCCCGATACCTGCGTCGGCACGGATTCGCACACGCCACACGTCGATGCGCTGGGCGTGATTTCCGTGGGCGTGGGCGGATTGGAAGCGGAAACCGTAATGCTGGGACGCGCGTCCATGATGCGCCTGCCCGATATTGTCGGCGTTGAGCTGAACGGCAAACGGAAGGCGGGCATTACGGCGACGGATATTGTGTTGGCACTGACCGAGTTTCTGCGCAAAGAACGCGTGGTCGGGGCGTTTGTCGAATTCTTCGGCGAGGGCGCGAGAAGCCTGTCTATCGGCGACCGCGCGACCATTTCCAACATGACGCCGGAGTTCGGCGCGACTGCCGCGATGTTCGCTATTGATGAGCAAACCATTGATTATTTGAAACTGACCGGACGCGACGACGCGCAGGTGAAATTGGTGGAAACCTACGCCAAAACCGCAGGCTTGTGGGCAGATGCCTTGAAAACCGCCGTTTATCCGCGCGTTTTGAAATTTGATTTGAGCAGCGTAACGCGCAATATGGCAGGCCCGAGCAACCCGCACGCGCGTTTTGCGACCGCCGATTTGGCCGGCAAAGGCTTGGCTAAACCTTACGAAGAGCCTTCAGACGGCCAAATGCCTGACGGTGCAGTGATTATTGCCGCGATTACTTCCTGTACCAATACTTCCAATCCGCGCAACGTTGTCGCCGCCGCGCTGTTGGCACGCAATGCCAACCGCCTCGGCTTGCAACGCAAACCTTGGGTGAAATCTTCGTTTGCCCCGGGTTCAAAAGTAGCCGAAATCTATTTGAAAGAAGCAGATCTGCTGCCCGAAATGGAAAAACTCGGCTTCGGTATCGTTGCCTTCGCATGTACCACCTGTAACGGCATGAGCGGCGCGCTGGATCCGAAAATCCAGAAAGAAATCATCGACCGCGATTTGTACGCCACCGCCGTATTGTCAGGCAACCGCAACTTTGACGGCCGTATCCATCCGTATGCGAAACAGGCTTTCCTCGCTTCGCCTCCGTTGGTCGTTGCCTACGCGCTGGCAGGCAGCATCCGTTTCGATATTGAAAACGACGTACTCGGCGTTGCAGACGGCAAAGAAATCCGCCTGAAAGACATTTGGCCTACCGATGAAGAAATCGATGCCATCGTTGCCGAATATGTGAAACCGCAGCAATTTCGCGACGTTTATATCCCGATGTTCGACACCGGCACAGCGCAAAAAGCACCAAGCCCGCTGTACGACTGGCGTCCAATGTCTACCTATATCCGCCGCCCACCTTACTGGGAAGGCGCACTGGCAGGGGAACGCACATTAAGCGGTATGCGTCCGCTGGCGATTTTGCCCGACAACATCACCACCGACCATCTCTCGCCATCCAATGCGATTTTGGCAAGCAGTGCCGCAGGCGAATATTTGGCAAAAATGGGTTTGCCTGAAGAAGACTTCAACTCTTACGCAACCCACCGTGGCGACCACTTGACCGCCCAACGCGCAACCTTCGCCAATCCGAAACTGTTTAACGAAATGGTGAGAAACGAAGACGGCAGCGTACGCCAAGGTTCGCTGGCACGCGTTGAACCCGAAGGCCAAACCATGCGCATGTGGG from Neisseria meningitidis harbors:
- the acnD gene encoding Fe/S-dependent 2-methylisocitrate dehydratase AcnD translates to MAANQRYRKPLPGTDLEYYDARAACEGIKPGSYDKLPYTSRILAENLVNRADKVDLPTLQSWLGQLIEGKQEIDFPWYPARVVCHDILGQTALVDLAGLRDAIAEKGGDPAKVNPVVQTQLIVDHSLAVECGGYDPDAFRKNREIEDRRNEDRFHFINWTKTAFENVDVIPAGNGIMHQINLEKMSPVVQVKNGVAFPDTCVGTDSHTPHVDALGVISVGVGGLEAETVMLGRASMMRLPDIVGVELNGKRKAGITATDIVLALTEFLRKERVVGAFVEFFGEGARSLSIGDRATISNMTPEFGATAAMFAIDEQTIDYLKLTGRDDAQVKLVETYAKTAGLWADALKTAVYPRVLKFDLSSVTRNMAGPSNPHARFATADLAGKGLAKPYEEPSDGQMPDGAVIIAAITSCTNTSNPRNVVAAALLARNANRLGLQRKPWVKSSFAPGSKVAEIYLKEADLLPEMEKLGFGIVAFACTTCNGMSGALDPKIQKEIIDRDLYATAVLSGNRNFDGRIHPYAKQAFLASPPLVVAYALAGSIRFDIENDVLGVADGKEIRLKDIWPTDEEIDAIVAEYVKPQQFRDVYIPMFDTGTAQKAPSPLYDWRPMSTYIRRPPYWEGALAGERTLSGMRPLAILPDNITTDHLSPSNAILASSAAGEYLAKMGLPEEDFNSYATHRGDHLTAQRATFANPKLFNEMVRNEDGSVRQGSLARVEPEGQTMRMWEAIETYMNRKQPLIIIAGADYGQGSSRDWAAKGVRLAGVEAIVAEGFERIHRTNLIGMGVLPLQFKPGTNRHTLQLDGTETYDVVGERTPRCDLTLVIHRKNGETVEVPITCRLDTAEEVLVYEAGGVLQRFAQDFLEGNAA